A stretch of Paenibacillus mucilaginosus 3016 DNA encodes these proteins:
- a CDS encoding phage holin family protein produces the protein MHLLGHLVRFIVSAFMLLVVSWIVPGFTIGGFWSAFFLALVIAVAAWVIEGIFGRKITPFGRGIVGFITSALVIWGAQFIVGGMSTSIIGAILAALVIGIIDLFIPVKTPFERSSSR, from the coding sequence ATGCATTTGCTGGGTCATCTCGTCAGATTTATCGTTTCCGCCTTCATGCTGCTGGTCGTAAGCTGGATTGTCCCCGGGTTCACCATCGGCGGATTCTGGAGTGCCTTCTTCCTCGCACTGGTGATCGCTGTTGCCGCCTGGGTGATCGAAGGCATCTTCGGACGCAAAATCACGCCGTTCGGCCGCGGGATCGTGGGCTTCATTACAAGCGCGCTCGTCATCTGGGGCGCACAGTTCATTGTAGGCGGTATGTCGACAAGCATCATCGGTGCCATCCTGGCCGCCCTCGTCATCGGGATCATTGATCTCTTCATTCCGGTGAAGACTCCATTCGAGCGAAGCAGTTCGCGCTGA